TCGAACGCTTGATAAAATGGCACGCTATTTTGAAGACATTGAAATTCCCATTACTTATAACCCGTTCGCGAAGCATCATAACGAACCGTATTTAACCATTTGCTTCTACAATTTATATGAAAAATTTATTCGCGGACAAAAGGATTTTTCTTCAGAGCAATTTACAACACTTGAAACATTTTATACGTTAGATAAACCTATTTCTCGCAATAATAATGTGAAATAATGGCTATACTTACGTGGAATTCCTTGAAATATTTTATACTTTCCTATCCACCAAAAAGGGCAGCCGAATTAATTCGGTCTGCCCTTTTCCATTTTTATTTATTACGCGTTTCCCAAAAATCAGCATTTTTAATGCCGAGCTTCTTCGGATCAAACTCTGGGTCTTTCCCCTCTTTTTTTTGCTGCTCATAGTCTTTCAACGCAATTAACGCTGGCTTCATGATGAATAGCATCAAAATAACGTTTATCCAAACTGTTAATCCTAATCCTACGTCACCAAACGCCCATGCTAAATCAGATGTTTTTACCGTACCGTAGAATGCAGAAGCTAATAAAATAATTTTCATTGCGAAAATACCAATTTTTTCGGTATTACCTTTAAACATGTATGATACATTTGTCTCTGCAATGTAGTAGTAAGCCATTAATGTTGTAAATGCGAATAAGAATAATGAAACCGCAACAAATCCTGAACCAAAGTTATTTAATGTAGGGAATGCATCATTTACAGCTGCTTGTGTAAAGCCTGTATATGTGATTGCTCCATCTAATTTCGCCTCGATTAATGCACCATCTTGACTCCCATCATGTACGTTGTATGTCCCCATGAATAAAATCATTAATGCCGTCGCAGAACAGACTAATAATGTGTCAATGTAAACCGATGCTGCTTGAACTAAACCTTGTTTTGCTGGGTGAGAAACTTCAGCAGCTGCGGCTGGATGTGCACCAGTACCTTGGCCTGCTTCGTTTGAATAAATTGCACGTTTTACACCCCAGAAAATCGCACTACCAATCATACCACCAAATAGTGCATCCGTTGCAAACGCACTACGGAAAATTAAAGATAAAACAGCTGGTACTTCTGAAATATTCATAATGATAATAATAAATGCAACTAACATATACGCTAATGCCATGAATGGCACTAAAACTTGTGCTACGTTGGCAATACGTTTTACCCCACCAAAAATGATTATTCCAAGTAAAACAATTGTTACTAATCCAGTGATCCAAGGCTCAATACCAAATGCATTTTCTACTGCACCTGAGATGGCGTTAGCCTGTACTCCTGGCATTAAAACTGCAACCGACATAATCATTGCAATCGCAAAAATAATACCTAACGCTTTAATACCTGTTGATTTTTCGATATAAAATGCTGGACCACCACGATATTGCCCATCCTTCTTTTCTTTGTAGATTTGGGCTAATGTTGATTCCATATACGCTGTAGATGCACCAATGAATGCTGTTACCCACATCCAGAACACCGCACCAGGACCACCAAATGCAATTGCTGAAGCTGTCCCGATAATATTACCTGTACCTACACGTCCTGATAATGCAATCGACATCGCTTGGAATGACGATACACCCGCGTCTGACTTTTCCCCTTTAAACATCAGAGTGAACATATCGCCAATAAGTCGAACTTGAGCGAATTTTGTTAGAATCGAGAAAAATAACCCGACAATTAAAATACCGTAAATCATTACTGGGCCCCATAAAATATTATTGGCCCACCCTACAAACTCATTAATAAATCCCATAAGTTTCCCCCTTGTTGGCATAGTGTATTATTTTAAAGTTTAGTATATTACAAATATTCTAAAATTTCGATATATTTTTTCTTAAAATTTTAAAAGCCTAGTAAAATGGAGTCTCTACTAGGCTTTTCCTTATTCAATAATATATCCCAAATCGCGCAAAGCGTTGTTTATAAAGTCTACACTATATCTAAAAACTTCCTCTCGTTCTAGCTCAAAGTATAAGCTATGCATACACCCTTTCCACTGTTTAAATTGGAATTCTGAGTGTCCCGTTTGTTCATAAGCCCATTTTTTTGTTGCTTGAACATCGGTAATTTTATCATTTTCACCCGTCATCACTAATAGGGGAACATTAGGTAATTTAAATTCTGGATCACGTATGGTACGTGTTACTTGCTGCCAATCACGATACCATTTCACTGTCACTGTATTATTTAATGGCAAATATTCTTTTAGCTCCATTAACACATCCGTGTTACGTGTAAAATGTTGTAACGTCAACTCATGCTTCAGCTTTACATTAGACGTAATAACACTAAAGCTAGATAGCGCATTGGATAATTTTCCTGGAGTTAATTTTAAATTTAGCCACGGTGAAGTTAATATGATTCCAGCACAATCAAGTTTTTTCTTTTGAAGTACATACGTTGCAATCGTGGCACCTAAACCATGCCCAACTACAAATAATGGTAAATTATATTCTAATGCTACTTTAAATAATAATTTCGTATATTTATAATATCCTTCGAAATCTTCATCATGATATCTTGCAAATTTCTCTTGCTCCCCATGTCCAGGTAAATCTCCCATTACAACATGAAAGCCCGCACTTCTAAACTTTTCAATTAACCATGCGTACCAGCGATGCTGTTCATAAACACTATGAAGAATGACGATTACTGCTTTCGGTTGCTGTTCTGTTTCCCATTTCCACATGGTCAAACCACTCTTTCATTCAAATTTCTATTTTCTATCATACATTGTGCCTCAAATAAATGCTAATTGAAAATTTCCCTCTATCTGTTACGATAATAACAGCACATACTATTTTATATAAGAATCGAGGAATTGCACATGATT
This portion of the Solibacillus daqui genome encodes:
- a CDS encoding pyrimidine dimer DNA glycosylase/endonuclease V, with protein sequence MRLWHYKLIPYLPKSQLLAQWRELNSIFAKEDKHILINYIYEYPKSDLYVYSELVLQEMKLRGVNIRTLDKMARYFEDIEIPITYNPFAKHHNEPYLTICFYNLYEKFIRGQKDFSSEQFTTLETFYTLDKPISRNNNVK
- a CDS encoding alanine/glycine:cation symporter family protein, giving the protein MGFINEFVGWANNILWGPVMIYGILIVGLFFSILTKFAQVRLIGDMFTLMFKGEKSDAGVSSFQAMSIALSGRVGTGNIIGTASAIAFGGPGAVFWMWVTAFIGASTAYMESTLAQIYKEKKDGQYRGGPAFYIEKSTGIKALGIIFAIAMIMSVAVLMPGVQANAISGAVENAFGIEPWITGLVTIVLLGIIIFGGVKRIANVAQVLVPFMALAYMLVAFIIIIMNISEVPAVLSLIFRSAFATDALFGGMIGSAIFWGVKRAIYSNEAGQGTGAHPAAAAEVSHPAKQGLVQAASVYIDTLLVCSATALMILFMGTYNVHDGSQDGALIEAKLDGAITYTGFTQAAVNDAFPTLNNFGSGFVAVSLFLFAFTTLMAYYYIAETNVSYMFKGNTEKIGIFAMKIILLASAFYGTVKTSDLAWAFGDVGLGLTVWINVILMLFIMKPALIALKDYEQQKKEGKDPEFDPKKLGIKNADFWETRNK
- a CDS encoding alpha/beta hydrolase, encoding MWKWETEQQPKAVIVILHSVYEQHRWYAWLIEKFRSAGFHVVMGDLPGHGEQEKFARYHDEDFEGYYKYTKLLFKVALEYNLPLFVVGHGLGATIATYVLQKKKLDCAGIILTSPWLNLKLTPGKLSNALSSFSVITSNVKLKHELTLQHFTRNTDVLMELKEYLPLNNTVTVKWYRDWQQVTRTIRDPEFKLPNVPLLVMTGENDKITDVQATKKWAYEQTGHSEFQFKQWKGCMHSLYFELEREEVFRYSVDFINNALRDLGYIIE